GCCGATGTCGACGCCCACGACATTGGGGACCACCTTGTCCTTCACGGTCATGGTGGTTCCTATGGTGCAGCCGGCACCTACGTGTACGTCGGGCATGATGCGTACCTGGCAACCTTCCGTGAACTTGGTGTCGCACATGGTGCGCACCTGCTCGATGGCCTCGTCCTCCACGACTGTGGCGAAGCACTTCGCTGTTGCGTAGCGTCCCTCTATCTCAAACATTCCTTTTCCTCCTTCCCCTTGATTGTAGGCAAAGTTTGCCTGGCGCGCACCTGCTCTGCCACAGCTCTACATGGAGAGAGACGCGCACACCATACCTACCGTAAACAGTGCCACGCCGCAAAGGCCGGCGACCAGCCAGCTTTTGCGGCGGTGCCCCGTCGGGTCGATGAGGCTCCCAGCTGCTACCAGAAGTACGGGAACCAGGCAACAAACGATGCAGCTGCCGCCGATACGCTGCAGCGGGGTGATGGTTTGCATCGTGTCCAGGGCCTGCCCTGCGTTCTCGCTCGCCATGGTACCGGCCATAACGCTGACAAGGTTGTTCATAAGGTGCATCAGCATGGGTAGGATCAGATTGTTCTTCTTGACTATCAGGTAGCTTAGTAGTGCTCCCAGGATGGCCGTGGAAAGAAACCTGAGCGCGCTCAGGTGGAAGAGGCCAAAGAAGACGCCCATGATCAGGATGATGAGCCAATCCTTCTTAAGAGAGCGCAGGTGCGAGAGAATCGCGCCACGTTGGAGTGCCTCCTCGCATATGGCGGGCATGATCGCAACGATCAGCACCATGACAGGGAGGCTTTGTCCCGTATAGAGAAAGTCATGGAGCTCTTTGATTTCCGGCATCGATTGGGGAAGCAGTATGAGGGAGACGTGGGTGGCAAATACAGAGAGCATCAGCCCCGACAGGCAAAGGAGAAGTACACCACCCAGCTCACGGAGGGTAGGCCGCTTGAGGGGGAACACCTCTTTCAAGGACGTCTTGTGAAGGAGCGCTGTACCCACGGCCAGCGCGAGAAACGCCAGCTCTGTGAGGATGAGGCCCGTCCGGCCTAAGTTCGCTTGCAGGGGGGCGAATAGCCAGATTTCCAGCACGAGCACTATGGCCTCGAGTGCAAACGCGCCCCACGGCCGCCATTTCTCTTGGTTAGACAGTGCAATCATGGATGTCCCCTCTATTATGGTCGTAGGTAGTCTTGGCGCAGGGAGAGGATATATCGCGTTCTCGTGCACGTCAACAGGGCGTCTGCTCGAGGAGTCTTTCGAAGCGTGAGGCCGTTCGGTCAGCCGGAGAGCGCGGAGCAACCACCCGCCAGGCTGCGGGGCGGTTCCGCACGCGCCCGGGGAACCACCCGCCAGGCTGCGGGGCACTTTGGGAGATGGCCCAACTGGGCAAACACGCCCGGGGAACCACCCGCCAGGCTGCGGGGCACTTTGGGAGATGGCCCAACTGGGCAAACGCGCCCGGGGAACCACCCGCCAGGCTGCGGGGCGGTTCCGCACGCGCCCGGGGAACCACCCGCCAGGCTGCGGGGCACTTTGGGAGATGGCCCAACTGGGCAAACGTGTTCGGGGAACCACCCGCCAGGCTGCGGGGCACTTTGGGAGATGGCCCAACTGGGCAAACGCGCCCGGGGAACCGCCCGCCAGATTCCGGGGCACTTTGGGAGATGGCCCAACTGGGCAAACGCGCCCGGGGAACCACCCGCCAGGCTGCGGGGCGGTTCCTCATGCGCTCCCCCGCCCCCGACGCCCCCCGCCCCCGGCGCTCCCCCGCCCCCGGCGCGCCCTTGCTCCCTTGCCCCTTGGCGGGTGATACAATCGGCACGCAAGAAGGCGTCGTATGAAGCGCTGCCCCTACGATGACGTTATCACTGTACTTGGCGGTTGGCAGTCGCAGGGGCGGGCGGGGTCGGTTGCCGCTCGCCTAGGGTCTTTCCAGAGAGGGTGTACATGTTCGACGTTCTGCGCGCATATGCTCCGGCCATCGTGTTTGGGGGACTTTTCGTCCGCTCGTACCTTCGTGAGCCTCGGCAGTTCCGCAACGCCCTCTACCTGCTCGCGGCAGTAGGGTGCGCGCTTGTCTCGAGCATCGTGATGCTAAGAAACCAGATCTGGCTGATACTGCTCGTTGTCGCGCTCATCGTCCTCTTTCCCCTCCTTGCATCCGTTCTTCTGATAATGAACGGGGTCATTGTGCTGAGGAGAGAGGGCCTTTCTCTGGCAAGCCTTTTGCCCATCCTGCTTGCCGTGTTCATCGTCGCACTCTACGTGAGCTTTCCCCTTACGGTGGACTTCAATGGACCAAGGTGGCTCATGGCGATCGTGGGGCTCTTCGTGTTCGAGGGCCTGTGGTTCTCGTTCACGCTCGTGGCCCTCCTTCTCTACTCATGGCTCTATCGCACGCTGCCTCGAAAGCGCGTGTACGACTACATCATCATCCACGGCGCCGGGCTTTCGGGCGACAGGCCCACGCCACTTTTGGCCGGGCGGCTCGACAAGGGCATTGAGCTGTGGCGTCGTCAGGACAAGCGCGGGCGGATCGTCGTCTCGGGTGGACAGGGGGCAGATGAGGTGGTCTCAGAGGCCGCAGCCATGCATGCCTACCTTGTGCGCAACGGTGTCCCCGCAGAGGCGATTCTCGACGAGGATCGCTCAACGACCACGATGGAGAACCTGCGCTACTCGAGGGACCTCATAGATAGTCTGGCACAGGGGAGTCCATATCGTTGCGTCGTGGTCACGAGTGACTTTCACGTGTTTCGCTGCGTCGAGTATGCCCACAAGCTTGGGATTGCCGCCGATGGGGTGGGCAGCAAAACGAGTGGGTGGTACTGGCCGACGGCCTTCATCCGTGAGTTCGTGGCCATCACGAAGGCCCATCCAAGTCCCTATATTGGTATTGCAATCTTGTGGGTCCTCGCCAATCTCATCCGATAGGAGAGGGCATTCCCCGGGTGTCGCCTTACGCCTGGTAGAATACGTGACGATTGCGGTGCGAGCGCGAAAGAGCTGCGGCGCGGGCGGCGCGGGCGCGAGTGAGACGGGCGCTGGCGCCACCGGTGGCTGGCAGCTGGGTCGGCGGCCGGACCGGCAGCCTGGTTGGCAGCTGATCGTTGGGCGGGCCATTGGGAACAGAGGGCTATCGTGAGGAGCGTACTTATGGGTGGTAATGAATCGGGTGGCAGTGGCAGTGAATCAAAGACGATCGAGACCTATCCCTTTGCGGTCACGTTGAACCTGCACGCACGCTTTATGCCCATGGATCGGGGCGTCTTTGAGGATGTCTTGGATGAGACTTTGAGGTTACACGAGCTGGGAGAGGTGAGTGGTGGCGGGACACTGCTGTCCGATTCGGGAGAGATCGAGGAGTGTGACATCGAACTCTGCCTGCGGGATGGATCGCCCGAGCTCATCTCGATGATTGGCGGGCTTATCGATGCCATGGGGGTGCCCAAGGGGTCGAGGCTGCTGTGGGACGGGGAGGACGGCGGGCCCGGGGAGCTCTTGGTGGGGCAACAAGAGGGGCTTGCCCTCTACCTGAACGGTACCGACCTCCCCGATGAGGTCTACCAAAACTGCGACGCCAACGTTATGATTGACCACCTGGTGAGGTTGATGGATGGCGTCGGCTCCTACTACAGCCATTGGGTCGGTCCGACAAAGACGGCCCTGTACTTCTACGGAACTAGCTACGAGGGCATGCTGGCGGCCATCCGTGACTTCTTGGACGAGTATCCCCTGTGCCAGCGATGCCAAGTTGTACAGATCGCGTAGACCAGAGGGCAAAAATTACGCAGGCCGCAAATCTCACAGACCTTGGAGGGAAGAGCCATGGTGGGTTCGTCTGGGTCGGCTCGCGATGGACACGAGCTGCTTCCTGAGGAGGCGCAGACCCCCCTTGAGAAGGCGTTGGCCAGCTACATCAAGAGCTACTTTGACTGGGATCTGGTGTGGGAGGAGCTGACCGCCTGCTACGGCAGGCCCCCTGACGAGCTCGACTCGCCAGAGGAGTTTCTGGATGGTGGTCTGTCCAAGGCGGTCGCGGCTCTTGCCGGTGATGCCGTTGCGTGCGACGTGAGGCGCTTGGTTACTCTCCTCATGCCGTGCAGCCTCTCTTCCTCGGACTTCCGGAGGAGCTATCATGCGACCGCATTTTGCTACCATGCCGCCGACATGATCAATGAGATCTGCTCCTACGTCAGGCTGATGCAGCATGGGAAGAGCGTCGAAGAGCTCCTTTACCTCGACCCTGACACGTATCTGGAGGGGAGTTCTCGTGCCTTGGCCCTAGAGATCGACAAGGGTAACCAGCGGATCATCGGAACCATGGAGGATATGATCCTGAAAGACAACGGCGCGGCTCTCCTTTCCTACTCCGCTATAGAGGCAATCATCATCAGCGGAAACGGCAGGCTGATGGAGTTGTTGGGACAGCTGCTCGTTAGCGCGCGACTGCAGGAGGGTCTGCGTCAGGCGATACTGGAGAGCGCTGATGTCGGTCGCCTCGAGACATTCATCTACCTTTTCAGGCTGTGCATCGACGAGGATCTGTTTCGCTACAGCAGCGCCGTGCGTGCGTTCTTGCTGTGGACGGGCCTTGACCGGAAGGGTCTGAGCCAGTCGCGGCTGCGTCAGCTGGTCGCGCTGGCCTACGAGTGCCTTGTTGACAGGGACAGTCGTGCACGGTGTATGGCGAGCTCCAACCCCCTTGAGCTGTACCTGGGCCTTTGGGCGGATGGCTGCGAGGATGCGACAGGGGCGGATCGTGCGGTCGAGGAGCTGCTCTGTGACGAGTGCACGCACAGGCGGCTTGTGGGCTGGTACCTTGTGTGGCGTCGGGAGGATGAGCTGCCTCACCACGCCGATCGCTATCGACATGCCTTGGCCTGCGCGCATCTCGACGAGCGTGACGATGAAGTTCTTGCCTGGCTGGTCTTGAACCTAGCCTGTACCTATCAGGCAATCGAGGCGCGCATCCGCTCCACAACGCCCGTATTGTGCGAGGTAGAGCCGCTGCCGAATCGGGCCCTCCCCCCGTCTCGTGGCGAGCGTCTTGCCCAGTTTTTGGGACTCAAGGAGCTTGCCATCCACATTGGGAGCAGAACGTGCCGCTTTCGCAGCTTGCCGTTTCTCTCTATCGAGAGTGATCTGTCCAGCGAGCCGGTGCTGAACTGCCTTATCAGCCTTGCGGCCCATGACCTGGATGACAAGATGGTCTCTGAACTCTACGCAATGAGGAACATGTTTTCGGCCGACCAGCGAAGGGCCATCTACATCAATCTGCTGGACGCTGAGCACAGCGCGGCGCACCGCCTGTGCCTCTACGATGCGCTGCGAGACAGAAGCTCTACGACGCGAGAGTACGCCCTCGCCCGACTTGACCGCTGCAGGACAAGTGCGGAGGATGTGATCCGTGTCTGCGGCGCGCTCGGTTCCAGGCATGCCGGTTTCAGGAAGCGGGCACTGTCCTACCTTGCTCGGCAGGGGGTCTCCCTGCGACAACAGGCCGTCGAGTGCCTGCTTCCGGGCAACAGCCTTCAACTGCAGGCGGCCATCGAGCTCATGCTCAATGATGAGGCTCTCAGCTCTGCGAACAAGGAGCACATTGCGAGGCTGAGAACCCAAGACCTCCCGGCCCAAACCAGGGTCCTGTTGGACCAGCTCGCAGACGGAGGCGTGGGCGCACCTGCCTCTGGGCAGGGACCTTCGGCCGAGGACGGATACGGCCTCTTTGACAGGGGCGTGGTCGAGAGGGCACAGGATACCCTTTCGCGGGGCTCGGCGCTTGTGCCAAGGGCCATGCCTGCTGACGCAATGTCGCAGGATATGCCTGCTGACGCACGCGAGAGGGCCCGCTTGCGCGTTCGGAGGAAAGAGCGGCTCTCGAAGGCTGAGCTGATGGCACTTCTCATGAGTGACGACGAGGTGTTTGAGGTGCTCGACAGGGTGCACGCCGTCTTTGAGGCGCACGGGGACTTTGAGTACAAGACCGTACGGGATGACGGGACTCCCGTGTGGGTGCGGTTTGGAGATGCCACGTTCTACAGCCTGCCGCTGCGCGCGCCCGAGCGAGGCGACGGCGCGGCTCCAGCCAACGACGCGGCCCCACGCGACGGCGCGGCCAAGGCGTCCGGCGCGCAGGATGCCATCGCTCTTCAGCACAGGATTCCCCTCTATGATGAGTTCAGGCGGGCGCTTGGTGACTGTCTTGTGGATAGCGTCAAGATGCTCATGCTCTGCTACCGGTGCCTCATAGAGCGAACGGAGGCGTGGGAGTGGGCGCCAGAGTACAGGCGCGAGCCTTGGTTCGTGCGCATTGAGGGTCAGCTGGCTCCGAAGCTGCGCGAGAGGGCACAGGCAAGGTACGGCACACTCTTCTGGCAGTTGCGCGACGTCGTGCGCCTGCTGCTTGACGTGTCCGTGCTGGCGCGTGATGCTCCAGCTGCCCAGGGCCTGTACGACGCCGCGTTTGTGCTCTACTTTAGCATGCGGGACGCCATTGGCCCCTCCCGTCTTTGGTGTCCCTATCTCGTGAAGGTCGAGGGCAAGAAGGAGTCGGCCTACGACGAGTTTCTTCCCTTCGCCATTCTTGCCAGACATGGCATGGTGGGCTTCTACCGAGACGTCCTCAATCGTCTGAGCTCGCCCGGTGCTGGACAGCCATACGACAGCCAACCAGGAGCCACTGGTCGCTCGGAACACGACGAGCGCTTTGCCAGGTGGTTTATGGCGGAGTATGCCTTCGAGTCTGGCTCTGGCTTTCGCGTTGACTCCCTTTCCCTTGAGCAGTATGCGTGGGCGGTCGACCTGGGGCTCATTCCCCAGGATTGCCTGTGTCAGTGGCTGCTGTATCCCCATGCCGACAGGAGTGGCTGTATGAGCGTCCTGAGTGGCCTCTCGAAGACGGCCCGGGGCAGGGAGCTGTCCGCGCGCCACCCATGGATCGTGCCCCTTGCCGACAGGATCATCCATCGCATGGTCGACGTCGAGGCCCTGCGAGGCGAGATGCCCACGGGCACATCGCGCAGCTGCTATGGGATCATGCGCGTGGAGGGCGTGGGACACTTTTGCAGGCTGCTTGTTGCGCTCGGCACGGAGCGCTTCCACCAAGGCTATGAGTTCGCATGCGAGCTCACCAAGCGAGAGACCCTGAGCTTTTTGCTGAGGCACTGCTATCCGGCCGCTGGTGACACTCCCCAGGTGCTGAGATCCCTGGCGCGGGGTGCAAACGTCAAGGACAGGCGCCTTGTTGAGGCGGCCATGTATGCCCCTCAGTGGGCGGGCGTCATCGAGGGGGCGCTGGGGTGGGAGGGGCTCCGGAAGGGCGTCTGGCTCTTCCACGCCCATGTGAGCGAGGCCTTCTCGGCAGAGAAGGAGACAGAGGTCGCCGTCTACTCTCCCATACCGCCCAGGCGCTTCAACGACGGCGCCTTCGACGTCGGGTGGTTCAAGGACGTCTACGCCACGTTAGGTGCCGAGCGATTCAAGGTTCTATATGAGTGCGCCACGTACATCTCCTCGGGCTCTCTTACCCACAGGCGCTCGCAGCTGTATGCCGACGCCATCTTAGGAAAGCTCGACCGCGACGAGACGGAGCGCCAGATCGAGGAGGAGCGGCACAAGGAAAAGCTGAGGGCCTATGCCCTCATCTTACTGGATGAGGCAGACGGGGATGCCGACCTCCTGCACCGCTACGAGTTCATATGCGCCTTTGAGAGGGAGGGGCGTCGGTTTGGTGCCACGAGGCGGGAAAGCGAGAAGAGGGCCTGCGCGGCCGCCCTCGAGAACCTCGCGCAGACTGCCGGGCTTTCCGATGTCAATCGCCTGATCTGGAGGATGGAGGCCGCAAAGCTACGGGAGATCCGTCCGCTCATGGAGGGACGCGTGATCGCGGACTTCTCGGTGTGCCTTGCCATCGATGGGGACGGCGTGGCGCGTGTCGTGGTGCGCAAGAAAGACAGGACGCTCAAGCATGTTCCTGCCACGCTGCGGAAGGATGCGTATGTGGCCCTGCTCAAGCAAAGGGCGAGGGAGCTCAAGGAGCAGCTGGCCAGAAGCAGGGCGACTCTTGAGGCGGCCATGGTGGATCGACTTACCTTCGAGGGCGGCGAGCTGCTCGACATCCTGAAACATCCCGTTATCGCGCCGATGCTTGGGCGCCTCGTGTGGGCCTGTGGGCAAGGCGTCAGGGGGTTTGCGAGCCTGGAGGCTGGTCGGCTGGCGTTTTGCGACGAGGAGGGACAGCTGAGCTATGCCAAGCCCGACGAGACGTTTCGTATCGCCCATCCCCACGACCTGTTGGCTGGTGGCGTCTGGGCGTCCTACATGCGCATGACCTGCGAGCAAAGGATAGTCCAGCCCTTCAAGCAGGTATTTAGGGAGTACTACCCCATAACGGGAGACGAGCGGCGCGAGAGGATTGTGTCGCGGCGATACAGCGGCCACCAGGTGCGGGCCACGAGGGCAGTCGCCCTCCTGAAGGGTCGGGGATGGACCGTCGATCACGAGGAGGGCCTGCAGAAGGTCTGCTATGGCGAGGGCGTTATCGTGAGGATG
The DNA window shown above is from Olsenella sp. oral taxon 807 and carries:
- a CDS encoding CPBP family intramembrane glutamic endopeptidase produces the protein MIALSNQEKWRPWGAFALEAIVLVLEIWLFAPLQANLGRTGLILTELAFLALAVGTALLHKTSLKEVFPLKRPTLRELGGVLLLCLSGLMLSVFATHVSLILLPQSMPEIKELHDFLYTGQSLPVMVLIVAIMPAICEEALQRGAILSHLRSLKKDWLIILIMGVFFGLFHLSALRFLSTAILGALLSYLIVKKNNLILPMLMHLMNNLVSVMAGTMASENAGQALDTMQTITPLQRIGGSCIVCCLVPVLLVAAGSLIDPTGHRRKSWLVAGLCGVALFTVGMVCASLSM
- a CDS encoding YdcF family protein, whose protein sequence is MFDVLRAYAPAIVFGGLFVRSYLREPRQFRNALYLLAAVGCALVSSIVMLRNQIWLILLVVALIVLFPLLASVLLIMNGVIVLRREGLSLASLLPILLAVFIVALYVSFPLTVDFNGPRWLMAIVGLFVFEGLWFSFTLVALLLYSWLYRTLPRKRVYDYIIIHGAGLSGDRPTPLLAGRLDKGIELWRRQDKRGRIVVSGGQGADEVVSEAAAMHAYLVRNGVPAEAILDEDRSTTTMENLRYSRDLIDSLAQGSPYRCVVVTSDFHVFRCVEYAHKLGIAADGVGSKTSGWYWPTAFIREFVAITKAHPSPYIGIAILWVLANLIR
- a CDS encoding DUF4132 domain-containing protein, with translation MVGSSGSARDGHELLPEEAQTPLEKALASYIKSYFDWDLVWEELTACYGRPPDELDSPEEFLDGGLSKAVAALAGDAVACDVRRLVTLLMPCSLSSSDFRRSYHATAFCYHAADMINEICSYVRLMQHGKSVEELLYLDPDTYLEGSSRALALEIDKGNQRIIGTMEDMILKDNGAALLSYSAIEAIIISGNGRLMELLGQLLVSARLQEGLRQAILESADVGRLETFIYLFRLCIDEDLFRYSSAVRAFLLWTGLDRKGLSQSRLRQLVALAYECLVDRDSRARCMASSNPLELYLGLWADGCEDATGADRAVEELLCDECTHRRLVGWYLVWRREDELPHHADRYRHALACAHLDERDDEVLAWLVLNLACTYQAIEARIRSTTPVLCEVEPLPNRALPPSRGERLAQFLGLKELAIHIGSRTCRFRSLPFLSIESDLSSEPVLNCLISLAAHDLDDKMVSELYAMRNMFSADQRRAIYINLLDAEHSAAHRLCLYDALRDRSSTTREYALARLDRCRTSAEDVIRVCGALGSRHAGFRKRALSYLARQGVSLRQQAVECLLPGNSLQLQAAIELMLNDEALSSANKEHIARLRTQDLPAQTRVLLDQLADGGVGAPASGQGPSAEDGYGLFDRGVVERAQDTLSRGSALVPRAMPADAMSQDMPADARERARLRVRRKERLSKAELMALLMSDDEVFEVLDRVHAVFEAHGDFEYKTVRDDGTPVWVRFGDATFYSLPLRAPERGDGAAPANDAAPRDGAAKASGAQDAIALQHRIPLYDEFRRALGDCLVDSVKMLMLCYRCLIERTEAWEWAPEYRREPWFVRIEGQLAPKLRERAQARYGTLFWQLRDVVRLLLDVSVLARDAPAAQGLYDAAFVLYFSMRDAIGPSRLWCPYLVKVEGKKESAYDEFLPFAILARHGMVGFYRDVLNRLSSPGAGQPYDSQPGATGRSEHDERFARWFMAEYAFESGSGFRVDSLSLEQYAWAVDLGLIPQDCLCQWLLYPHADRSGCMSVLSGLSKTARGRELSARHPWIVPLADRIIHRMVDVEALRGEMPTGTSRSCYGIMRVEGVGHFCRLLVALGTERFHQGYEFACELTKRETLSFLLRHCYPAAGDTPQVLRSLARGANVKDRRLVEAAMYAPQWAGVIEGALGWEGLRKGVWLFHAHVSEAFSAEKETEVAVYSPIPPRRFNDGAFDVGWFKDVYATLGAERFKVLYECATYISSGSLTHRRSQLYADAILGKLDRDETERQIEEERHKEKLRAYALILLDEADGDADLLHRYEFICAFEREGRRFGATRRESEKRACAAALENLAQTAGLSDVNRLIWRMEAAKLREIRPLMEGRVIADFSVCLAIDGDGVARVVVRKKDRTLKHVPATLRKDAYVALLKQRARELKEQLARSRATLEAAMVDRLTFEGGELLDILKHPVIAPMLGRLVWACGQGVRGFASLEAGRLAFCDEEGQLSYAKPDETFRIAHPHDLLAGGVWASYMRMTCEQRIVQPFKQVFREYYPITGDERRERIVSRRYSGHQVRATRAVALLKGRGWTVDHEEGLQKVCYGEGVIVRMYAMADWFSPSDVEEPTLETIRFFGRASGEPIELESVSPVLFSEVMRDIDLVVSIASASGVDVGASPSTIEMRRSIAGELVSLMGLGNVELVGSYAEVRGTLGRYSVHLGSGTVHVEGRGVAVIVPVHSQHRGRLFLPFADDDPKTAEVMSKIVLLAKDYTIKDPTILAQIRRGDVGQVDLDS